The Bacillus vallismortis genome window below encodes:
- the rbsD gene encoding D-ribose pyranase encodes MKKHGILNSHLAKLLADLGHTDKIVIADAGLPVPDGVLKIDLSLKPGLPAFQDTATVLAEEMAVEKVIAASEIKTANQENARFLENLFSEQEIEYLSHEEFKQLTKEAKAIIRTGEFTPYANCILQAGVLF; translated from the coding sequence ATGAAAAAACACGGAATACTGAACAGCCATCTTGCCAAGCTTTTAGCCGACCTTGGCCACACTGATAAAATTGTCATTGCAGATGCGGGGCTGCCTGTTCCTGACGGCGTTTTGAAAATTGATCTTTCACTGAAGCCGGGTCTTCCGGCTTTTCAAGATACCGCGACGGTGCTCGCAGAAGAAATGGCGGTCGAAAAAGTCATTGCTGCATCTGAAATAAAAACTGCTAATCAGGAGAATGCCAGATTTCTAGAGAACCTTTTTTCTGAACAGGAGATTGAATACCTTTCTCACGAGGAATTTAAGCAGCTGACAAAAGAAGCAAAAGCCATTATAAGAACAGGCGAATTCACACCATATGCCAACTGCATCCTGCAGGCGGGTGTGCTTTTCTAG
- the rbsA gene encoding ribose ABC transporter ATP-binding protein RbsA: MQIEMKDIHKAFGKNQVLSGVSFQLVPGEVHALMGENGAGKSTLMNILTGLHRSDQGQIRINGNEMYFSNPKEAEQHGIAFIHQELNIWPEMTVLENLFIGKEIASKLGVLQTRKMKALAKEQFDKLSVSLSLDQEAGECSVGQQQMVEIAKALMTNAEVIIMDEPTAALTEREISKLFEVITALKKNGVSIVYISHRMEEIFAICDRITIMRDGKTVDTTNISETDFDEVVKKMVGRELTERYPKRAPSLGDNIFEVKNASVKGRFEDVSFYVRSGEIVGISGLMGAGRTEIMRALFGVDRLDSGEIWIAGKKTVIKNPQDAVKKGLGFITENRKDEGLLLDTSIRENIALPNLSSFSPKGLIDHKREAEFVDLLIKRLTIKTASPETHARHLSGGNQQKVVIAKWIGIGPKVLILDEPTRGVDVGAKREIYSLMNELTERGVAIIMVSSELPEILGMSDRVIVVHEGRISGEIDAQEATQERIMTLATGGR, translated from the coding sequence ATGCAGATTGAAATGAAAGACATTCATAAAGCATTCGGAAAAAACCAAGTACTGTCAGGCGTTTCCTTTCAGCTCGTGCCTGGCGAGGTTCACGCATTAATGGGAGAGAACGGCGCCGGCAAGTCCACGCTTATGAACATTCTGACAGGCCTGCATAGATCGGATCAAGGGCAAATCCGCATAAACGGAAACGAAATGTATTTTTCCAATCCGAAAGAAGCGGAACAGCATGGAATAGCCTTTATCCATCAGGAATTGAATATCTGGCCGGAAATGACCGTTCTTGAGAATTTATTTATCGGGAAAGAGATAGCCTCCAAGCTGGGCGTTTTACAAACAAGAAAAATGAAAGCGCTAGCAAAAGAGCAATTTGACAAACTGTCTGTCTCTCTTTCTCTTGATCAAGAAGCTGGCGAGTGTTCCGTCGGACAGCAGCAAATGGTCGAAATCGCAAAAGCGCTCATGACAAATGCCGAGGTGATCATTATGGATGAGCCTACCGCTGCTTTGACGGAACGGGAAATCAGCAAACTCTTTGAGGTCATTACAGCGTTAAAAAAGAACGGCGTATCCATCGTATACATTTCACATCGCATGGAAGAAATCTTTGCGATTTGCGACAGAATCACCATCATGCGTGACGGAAAAACGGTAGATACAACAAACATCTCTGAAACCGATTTTGATGAAGTCGTCAAAAAAATGGTTGGACGCGAGCTGACTGAACGATATCCAAAACGGGCTCCTTCACTCGGTGACAATATATTCGAGGTGAAAAACGCCTCCGTAAAAGGACGTTTTGAAGATGTCAGCTTTTATGTTCGTTCCGGTGAGATCGTCGGTATTTCCGGATTGATGGGGGCCGGCCGGACAGAAATCATGAGAGCGCTATTCGGCGTTGACAGGCTGGACTCGGGTGAGATATGGATCGCTGGAAAAAAGACGGTCATTAAGAACCCGCAGGATGCGGTGAAAAAAGGGCTCGGCTTTATTACAGAGAACCGCAAAGATGAAGGGCTGCTGCTCGACACTTCAATTCGCGAGAATATCGCCCTGCCCAATCTGTCCAGTTTTTCTCCTAAAGGCCTCATTGATCACAAGCGGGAAGCTGAATTTGTCGATCTTTTAATCAAACGCCTGACCATCAAAACGGCATCACCGGAAACGCACGCACGTCATTTATCAGGAGGCAACCAGCAAAAAGTTGTGATTGCCAAGTGGATCGGGATCGGACCGAAAGTGCTCATCTTGGATGAGCCGACCAGAGGTGTGGATGTTGGCGCGAAACGGGAGATTTATTCGCTGATGAATGAGCTGACTGAGCGCGGCGTCGCCATCATTATGGTGTCATCAGAGCTGCCGGAAATTCTCGGGATGAGCGATCGCGTTATCGTTGTCCATGAAGGCAGAATAAGCGGAGAAATCGACGCGCAGGAAGCAACACAAGAACGAATTATGACACTTGCCACGGGAGGGCGGTAA
- the rbsC gene encoding ribose ABC transporter permease RbsC — protein sequence MKMEQLQTEQKRIHFDGVMQKLGPFLGLFILVIIVSILNPSFLEPLNILNLLRQVAINGLIAFGMTFVILTGGIDLSVGAILALSSALVAGMIVSGVDPVLAIILGCIIGAVLGMINGLLITKGKMAPFIATLATMTVFRGLTLVYTDGNPITGLGTNYAFQLFGRGYFLGIPVPAITMVLAFVILWVLLHKTPFGRRTYAIGGNEKAALISGIKVTRVKVLIYSLAGLLSALAGAILTSRLHSAQPTAGESYELDAIAAVVLGGTSLSGGRGRIIGTFIGVLIIGTLNNGLNLLGVSSFYQLVVKGIVILIAVLLDRKKSA from the coding sequence ATGAAAATGGAACAGCTGCAAACAGAACAAAAACGGATTCACTTCGACGGAGTCATGCAAAAACTCGGCCCGTTTCTCGGTTTATTTATTCTCGTTATCATTGTATCTATTTTAAATCCCAGCTTTCTTGAACCGCTGAATATTTTAAACCTGCTTCGCCAGGTCGCCATTAACGGATTAATCGCGTTCGGCATGACTTTTGTGATTTTAACAGGCGGCATTGATCTTTCTGTCGGCGCTATTCTTGCCCTGTCCAGCGCTTTAGTCGCAGGGATGATTGTATCCGGTGTCGATCCGGTTCTTGCGATCATTCTCGGCTGTATCATTGGTGCCGTACTCGGCATGATCAACGGACTATTGATCACAAAAGGAAAAATGGCGCCCTTTATCGCCACGCTTGCGACCATGACTGTGTTTCGCGGGCTGACGCTTGTGTATACAGACGGAAACCCGATAACCGGACTTGGCACAAACTACGCTTTTCAGCTGTTCGGACGCGGTTATTTTTTAGGCATCCCTGTACCGGCCATTACAATGGTTCTCGCCTTTGTCATCCTTTGGGTTCTTCTTCATAAAACACCGTTCGGACGCCGAACGTACGCAATTGGAGGCAATGAAAAAGCCGCGCTCATTTCGGGCATTAAAGTAACACGCGTGAAAGTACTGATCTATTCATTAGCCGGGCTTTTATCCGCCCTTGCCGGCGCCATATTGACCTCCCGTCTGCATTCAGCACAGCCGACTGCCGGAGAATCGTATGAACTGGATGCAATCGCGGCGGTCGTCTTAGGCGGGACCAGCCTCTCCGGCGGCCGCGGGCGCATTATCGGCACATTCATCGGAGTGCTGATTATCGGCACACTGAATAACGGGCTCAACCTGCTTGGTGTCTCATCGTTTTATCAGCTGGTTGTCAAAGGGATTGTCATCTTAATTGCGGTATTATTAGACCGCAAGAAGTCAGCATAG
- the rbsB gene encoding ribose ABC transporter substrate-binding protein RbsB: MKKAVSVILTLSLFLLTACSLEPPHWAKPANSGNKKEFTIGLSVSTLNNPFFVSLKKGIEKEAEKREMKIIIVDAQNDSSKQTSDVEDLIQQGVDALLINPTDSSAISTAVEYANSVDVPVVTIDRSAEQGKVETLVASDNVKGGEMAAEFIADKLGKGAKVAELEGVPGASATRERGSGFHNIADQKLDIVTKQSADFDRTKGLTVMENLLQGHPEIQAVFAHNDEMALGALEAINSSGKDIVVIGFDGNKDALASIKDGKLSATVAQQPDLIGKLATEAADDILHGKKVEKMISAPLKLETQK; the protein is encoded by the coding sequence ATGAAAAAGGCTGTATCCGTCATTTTAACGTTATCATTGTTTTTATTAACTGCCTGTTCGCTTGAACCTCCCCATTGGGCAAAGCCGGCAAACTCGGGGAACAAAAAGGAATTCACCATCGGTTTATCCGTCTCAACGCTTAATAATCCCTTTTTTGTCTCATTAAAAAAGGGCATCGAAAAAGAAGCTGAAAAACGGGAAATGAAAATCATCATTGTCGATGCACAAAATGATTCATCGAAACAGACGAGTGATGTGGAAGATTTAATTCAGCAAGGTGTCGATGCATTGTTAATCAATCCGACTGATTCTTCGGCGATCTCAACGGCAGTAGAATATGCAAATTCAGTCGATGTACCCGTCGTAACAATCGATCGTTCCGCGGAACAAGGAAAAGTAGAAACCCTCGTTGCTTCCGATAATGTAAAAGGCGGTGAAATGGCCGCGGAATTTATCGCCGACAAGCTTGGAAAAGGTGCAAAGGTGGCAGAACTTGAAGGCGTGCCCGGCGCTTCTGCCACGCGGGAACGCGGTTCAGGATTTCATAACATTGCAGATCAAAAGCTCGACATTGTCACAAAACAATCAGCTGACTTTGACCGCACCAAAGGCCTGACTGTCATGGAAAACCTGCTGCAGGGACATCCGGAAATCCAAGCTGTTTTTGCTCACAATGATGAAATGGCGCTCGGGGCTCTCGAGGCAATTAACAGCTCGGGAAAAGATATTGTAGTGATCGGTTTTGACGGCAATAAAGATGCACTCGCTTCGATTAAAGATGGAAAGCTCTCAGCCACTGTCGCTCAGCAGCCTGACTTGATCGGTAAACTGGCTACAGAAGCGGCAGATGATATTTTACACGGAAAAAAGGTGGAAAAAATGATATCCGCGCCTCTCAAACTTGAAACACAAAAATAA
- a CDS encoding SH3 domain-containing protein, which translates to MNKTTKVLSTLALAAGMTAASAGGASTIHAQQPETTVSIDDLYSYPIDSYLVSTEALNVRTKPSASSHKAAILHLGDSLKLISFANADWAKVHYKNGKTGFVSTHYIVKAATTVKTETKTKVYTSAEGKSIKTLPADTSVSFLGWSKTKKGGFDFNWVFVDYGGATGYMKTKDLHMTK; encoded by the coding sequence ATGAACAAAACGACAAAAGTATTATCAACTCTCGCACTTGCAGCTGGAATGACTGCGGCTTCTGCAGGGGGCGCAAGCACGATCCATGCACAACAGCCAGAAACAACTGTAAGCATTGATGATTTATACAGCTATCCGATTGATTCTTATTTGGTGTCAACAGAGGCTCTAAATGTCAGAACGAAGCCTTCCGCATCAAGCCATAAAGCAGCCATACTGCACTTGGGCGACAGCTTAAAGCTGATTTCCTTCGCAAACGCTGACTGGGCAAAGGTTCATTATAAAAACGGCAAAACAGGCTTTGTTTCCACTCATTACATTGTAAAAGCAGCTACAACAGTAAAAACGGAAACAAAAACGAAAGTATATACATCCGCTGAAGGAAAAAGCATCAAGACTCTTCCGGCAGACACAAGCGTTTCTTTTTTAGGGTGGAGTAAAACGAAAAAAGGCGGTTTTGATTTTAATTGGGTATTCGTTGATTACGGCGGTGCGACAGGCTATATGAAAACAAAGGATTTACACATGACAAAATAA
- a CDS encoding DUF3892 domain-containing protein, producing MDQFKAAYETYKDRQTTAEQQAVPSGKEEIIAVRRNEEDNIIAVKTNTGRELDYPSALSEAKAGKKLAHVDVFHKYGRDILRSEPDGIRENNLSELPDF from the coding sequence ATGGATCAATTTAAAGCAGCATATGAAACGTATAAAGACCGGCAAACAACCGCGGAGCAGCAAGCTGTTCCATCTGGAAAAGAAGAAATTATTGCAGTCAGAAGAAATGAGGAAGACAATATAATCGCAGTAAAAACGAACACAGGAAGAGAGCTCGACTATCCCTCTGCACTGTCAGAAGCAAAAGCGGGAAAAAAACTCGCTCATGTTGATGTTTTCCATAAATACGGACGAGACATATTGCGAAGTGAACCGGACGGTATAAGAGAAAACAACCTGTCCGAGCTGCCGGATTTTTAA
- a CDS encoding NAD(P)H-dependent oxidoreductase, with the protein MKILVLAVHPHMETSVVNKAWAEELSKHDNITVRELYKEYPDEAIDVAKEQQMCEEYDRIVFQFPLYWYSSPPLLKKWQDLVLTFGWAFGSEGKALHGKELMLAVSTGSEAEKYQAGGANHYSISELLKPFQATSNLIGMKYLPPYVFYGVKYANGEDISLSAKRLAEYIQQPFA; encoded by the coding sequence ATGAAAATATTGGTTTTGGCAGTTCATCCTCATATGGAAACCTCGGTTGTTAATAAGGCATGGGCAGAGGAATTGAGTAAACATGACAATATCACAGTACGGGAGCTTTATAAGGAATACCCGGATGAAGCGATAGATGTTGCGAAGGAGCAGCAGATGTGCGAGGAATACGATCGGATTGTCTTCCAATTTCCGCTTTATTGGTACAGCTCTCCGCCGCTCTTAAAAAAATGGCAGGATCTTGTGCTGACTTTCGGCTGGGCCTTTGGTTCAGAAGGAAAAGCCCTGCATGGCAAAGAGCTGATGCTAGCTGTATCAACGGGGAGCGAAGCGGAAAAATATCAAGCGGGCGGAGCAAATCATTACTCAATCAGTGAGCTATTGAAACCGTTTCAGGCCACAAGCAATCTAATCGGCATGAAATATCTGCCGCCATATGTGTTCTATGGCGTGAAATATGCAAACGGAGAGGATATTTCCCTCAGTGCAAAACGGTTAGCCGAATACATCCAGCAGCCTTTTGCTTAA
- the budA gene encoding acetolactate decarboxylase — protein MKRESNIQVLSRGQKEQPVSQIYQVSTMTSLLDGVYDGDFELSEIPKYGDFGIGTFNKLDGELIGFDGEFYRLRSDGTATPVQNGDRSPFCSFTFFTPDITHKIDAKMTREEFEKEINSILPSKNLFYAIRIDGLFKKVQTRTVELQEKPYVPMVEAVKTQPIFNFDNVRGTIVGFLTPAYANGIAVSGYHLHFIDEGRNSGGHVFDYVLEDCTVTISQKMNMNLRLPNTADFFNANLDNPDFAKDIETTEGSPE, from the coding sequence ATGAAACGCGAAAGCAACATACAAGTGCTCAGCCGCGGCCAAAAAGAGCAGCCTGTGAGCCAGATTTATCAAGTATCAACAATGACTTCTCTATTAGACGGGGTATATGACGGGGATTTTGAACTGTCAGAGATCCCAAAATACGGAGACTTCGGTATCGGAACCTTTAACAAGCTTGACGGAGAGCTGATTGGGTTTGACGGCGAATTTTACCGTCTCCGTTCAGACGGAACTGCGACACCGGTCCAAAACGGGGACCGTTCTCCGTTCTGTTCATTTACGTTCTTTACACCGGACATAACGCACAAAATTGATGCGAAAATGACACGTGAAGAATTTGAAAAAGAGATCAACAGCATTCTGCCAAGCAAAAACTTATTTTATGCGATCCGCATTGACGGATTGTTTAAAAAAGTGCAGACAAGAACGGTAGAATTGCAAGAAAAACCTTACGTGCCGATGGTTGAAGCGGTCAAAACACAGCCGATTTTCAACTTCGACAATGTAAGAGGAACAATCGTAGGTTTCCTGACACCAGCTTATGCAAATGGAATCGCCGTTTCTGGCTATCACCTGCACTTCATTGACGAAGGACGAAATTCAGGCGGACACGTTTTTGACTATGTGCTTGAGGATTGCACGGTTACGATTTCACAAAAAATGAACATGAACCTGAGACTTCCGAATACAGCGGATTTCTTTAATGCGAATCTGGATAACCCTGATTTTGCTAAAGATATTGAAACAACTGAAGGAAGCCCGGAATAA
- the alsS gene encoding acetolactate synthase AlsS produces the protein MTKATKEQKSLVKNRGAELVVDCLAEQGVTHVFGIPGAKIDAVFDALQDKGPEIIVARHEQNAAFMAQAVGRLTGKPGVVLVTSGPGASNLATGLLTANTEGDPVVALAGNVIRADRLKRTHQSLDNAALFQPITKYSVEVQDVKNIPEAVTNAFRIASAGQAGAAFVSFPQDVVNEVTNTKSVRAVAAPKLGPAADDAISAAIAKIQTAKLPVVLVGMKGGRPEAIKAVRKLLKKVQLPFVETYQAAGTLTRDLEDQYFGRIGLFHNQPGDLLIEQADVVLTIGYDPIEYDPKFWNVNGDRTIIHLDEILADIDHAYQPELELIGDIPSTINHIEHDAVKVEFAEREQKILSDLKQYMHEGEQVPADWKSDRVHPLEIVKELRNAVDDHVTVTCDIGSHAIWMSRYFRSYEPLTLMISNGMQTLGVALPWAIGASLVKPGEKVVSVSGDGGFLFSAMELETAVRLKAPIVHIVWNDSTYDMVAFQQLKKYNRTSAVDFGNIDIVKYAESFGATGLRVESPDQLADVLRQGMNAEGPVIIDVPVDYSDNINLASDKLPKEFGELLKMKAL, from the coding sequence TTGACAAAAGCAACAAAAGAACAAAAATCCCTTGTGAAAAACAGAGGGGCGGAGCTTGTTGTTGATTGCTTAGCGGAGCAAGGTGTCACACATGTATTTGGCATTCCAGGTGCAAAAATTGATGCGGTATTTGACGCTTTACAAGATAAAGGGCCAGAAATTATCGTTGCGCGGCACGAACAAAATGCAGCATTTATGGCGCAAGCAGTCGGCCGTTTAACTGGAAAACCGGGAGTTGTGTTAGTCACATCAGGACCAGGCGCTTCTAACTTGGCAACAGGACTGCTGACAGCCAACACTGAAGGTGACCCTGTCGTTGCGCTTGCTGGGAACGTGATCCGTGCCGATCGTTTAAAACGGACACATCAATCTTTGGATAATGCGGCGTTGTTTCAGCCGATTACAAAATACAGTGTAGAAGTTCAAGATGTGAAAAATATACCGGAAGCTGTTACAAATGCATTTAGGATAGCGTCAGCAGGTCAGGCTGGAGCCGCTTTTGTGAGCTTTCCGCAAGATGTTGTGAATGAAGTCACAAACACAAAAAGCGTGCGTGCTGTCGCAGCGCCAAAACTTGGTCCTGCAGCAGATGATGCAATCAGTGCGGCCATTGCAAAAATACAAACAGCGAAACTTCCTGTCGTTTTAGTCGGCATGAAGGGCGGAAGACCGGAAGCGATTAAAGCAGTCCGCAAGCTTTTGAAAAAAGTTCAGCTTCCATTCGTCGAAACATATCAAGCAGCCGGGACTCTTACAAGAGACTTAGAGGATCAGTATTTTGGCCGTATCGGTTTGTTCCACAACCAGCCTGGCGATTTACTGATTGAACAGGCTGATGTTGTTCTGACAATCGGTTATGACCCAATTGAATACGATCCGAAATTCTGGAATGTCAATGGTGACCGGACGATTATCCATTTAGATGAAATACTGGCTGACATTGATCATGCTTACCAGCCGGAGCTTGAATTGATCGGAGATATTCCATCTACAATCAATCACATCGAACACGATGCTGTGAAAGTGGAGTTTGCTGAACGTGAGCAGAAAATCCTGTCTGATTTAAAACAATATATGCATGAGGGTGAGCAGGTTCCTGCAGATTGGAAATCAGACAGAGTGCATCCTCTTGAAATCGTAAAAGAATTGCGAAACGCAGTCGATGATCATGTGACAGTGACTTGCGATATTGGTTCACACGCGATTTGGATGTCACGTTATTTCCGCAGCTACGAGCCGTTAACATTAATGATCAGTAACGGTATGCAAACACTCGGCGTTGCACTTCCTTGGGCAATCGGCGCCTCATTGGTGAAACCGGGAGAAAAAGTGGTATCCGTCTCTGGTGACGGCGGTTTCTTATTCTCAGCGATGGAATTAGAGACAGCAGTTCGTTTAAAAGCGCCAATTGTACACATTGTATGGAACGACAGCACATATGACATGGTTGCATTCCAGCAATTGAAAAAATATAACCGTACATCTGCGGTCGATTTCGGAAATATCGATATCGTGAAATATGCGGAAAGCTTCGGAGCAACCGGCTTGCGCGTAGAATCACCAGACCAGCTGGCAGATGTTCTGCGTCAAGGTATGAACGCAGAGGGTCCTGTCATCATTGATGTCCCGGTTGACTACAGTGATAACATTAATTTAGCAAGTGACAAGCTTCCGAAAGAATTCGGGGAACTCTTGAAAATGAAAGCTCTCTAG
- the alsR gene encoding acetoin biosynthesis transcriptional regulator AlsR has product MELRHLQYFIAVAEELHFGKAALRLNMTQPPLSQQIKQLEKEVGVTLLKRTKRFVELTAAGEIFLNHCRTALMQIDQAIELAQRTARGEHGHLVIGFVGSATYEFLPPIIREYRKKFPSVKIELKEIASYRQQEELLKGHIDIGILHPPLEHPELQIETTQSSPCILALPKQHPLALKESIDITDLENEPIITLSKEAWPTLYTDFIQLCENAGFVPNIVQEATEYQMVIGLVTAGIGITIVPSSARRLFNLDVTYRSVDHFQLKAEWIIAYRKDSQNPVLGQFVDICKSLNKRK; this is encoded by the coding sequence ATGGAGCTTCGCCATCTTCAATACTTTATCGCAGTAGCCGAAGAGCTTCATTTCGGAAAAGCTGCGCTTCGGCTGAACATGACACAGCCTCCTCTCAGCCAGCAGATCAAACAGCTGGAAAAAGAAGTCGGGGTGACGCTTCTCAAGAGGACAAAAAGATTTGTGGAGCTTACCGCAGCAGGAGAAATATTTTTAAATCACTGTCGTACTGCATTGATGCAAATTGATCAAGCGATTGAACTGGCCCAGCGAACGGCTCGCGGCGAGCACGGCCATCTCGTCATTGGTTTTGTCGGATCAGCTACATATGAATTTTTGCCGCCGATCATCCGGGAATACCGTAAAAAATTCCCCTCTGTGAAAATTGAACTGAAAGAGATCGCTTCTTACAGGCAGCAGGAGGAATTGCTCAAGGGACATATCGACATCGGGATTCTCCATCCGCCGTTAGAGCATCCGGAGCTGCAAATTGAGACAACCCAAAGCAGTCCATGCATCCTCGCATTGCCAAAACAGCATCCGCTTGCATTAAAAGAATCAATCGACATTACAGATTTGGAAAACGAACCGATCATCACCCTTTCCAAAGAAGCGTGGCCAACGTTATATACCGACTTTATTCAGCTCTGTGAAAACGCGGGTTTTGTGCCGAATATCGTTCAGGAAGCGACAGAATATCAAATGGTGATCGGACTGGTGACAGCGGGCATCGGCATTACCATTGTCCCATCCTCGGCCAGACGGCTGTTTAACCTTGACGTCACATATCGAAGCGTTGATCATTTTCAGCTTAAAGCAGAATGGATCATCGCATATCGCAAAGACAGTCAAAACCCTGTACTGGGACAATTTGTGGATATATGCAAATCGTTAAATAAACGGAAATAA
- the cotH gene encoding spore coat protein CotH, which yields MKNQSHLPLYQLFVHPKDLRELKKDIWDDEPVPAVMKVNQKRLDIDIAYRGSHIRDFKKKSYHVSFYQPKTFRGAREIHLNAEYKDPSMMRNKLSLDFFSELGTLSPKAEFVFLKVNGKNEGVYLELESVDEFYLAKRKLADGAVFYAVDDDANFSLMSDLERETKTSLEHGYEKKTGTEEDDFYLQDMIFKINTVPKAQFKSEVTRHVDIDKYLRWLAGIVFTSNYDGFVHNYSLYRNSETGLFEVIPWDYDATWGRDIHGERMAADYVRIQGFNTLTARILDEPDFRRSYKHLLEKTLHSLFTIEYMKPKIMEMYEQIRPFVLMDPYKKNDIERFDREPNVICEYIIKRADYLKSELDFLS from the coding sequence ATGAAGAACCAATCTCATTTACCGCTTTATCAGCTGTTTGTTCATCCAAAAGATTTGCGTGAATTAAAAAAAGATATATGGGACGATGAACCGGTGCCGGCTGTCATGAAAGTCAATCAAAAAAGGCTGGATATTGACATTGCTTACCGGGGATCACATATCAGAGACTTCAAAAAGAAGTCATACCATGTTTCTTTTTATCAGCCGAAAACATTCCGCGGTGCACGAGAGATTCATTTGAATGCGGAGTATAAAGATCCTTCCATGATGAGAAACAAATTGTCTCTGGATTTTTTCTCAGAGCTTGGGACGCTGTCACCAAAGGCAGAGTTTGTGTTTTTAAAAGTGAATGGGAAAAATGAAGGGGTTTATCTTGAACTTGAATCCGTCGATGAGTTTTATTTAGCGAAAAGGAAGCTGGCGGACGGGGCGGTTTTTTACGCGGTTGATGATGACGCTAATTTCTCGTTGATGAGCGATTTGGAAAGGGAAACGAAGACGTCACTTGAACATGGGTATGAAAAGAAGACAGGGACTGAGGAAGACGACTTTTATTTGCAGGATATGATCTTTAAAATTAATACTGTCCCTAAAGCTCAATTTAAATCAGAAGTGACAAGGCATGTGGATATCGATAAGTATTTGCGCTGGCTCGCCGGCATTGTATTCACCTCAAACTATGACGGGTTTGTCCACAACTACTCGTTGTACAGAAACAGTGAAACCGGATTATTTGAGGTGATTCCTTGGGATTATGATGCGACCTGGGGCAGGGATATCCATGGAGAGCGGATGGCTGCCGATTACGTAAGAATTCAAGGATTTAATACACTAACCGCCCGGATTTTGGATGAACCCGATTTTCGCAGGTCCTACAAGCACTTGTTAGAAAAAACGCTCCACTCTCTTTTTACAATAGAGTATATGAAACCGAAAATAATGGAGATGTATGAACAGATTAGGCCGTTTGTCCTGATGGACCCATATAAAAAGAACGATATTGAACGTTTTGACCGAGAGCCAAATGTGATATGTGAATATATTATAAAACGAGCTGATTACCTCAAAAGTGAGCTTGATTTTTTATCCTGA
- a CDS encoding spore gernimation protein GerQ → MGHYSHSDIKEAVKSAKKEGLKDYLYQEPHGKKRSHKKSCRSHKKSRSHKKSYCSHKKSRSHKKSYCSHKKSRSHKKSYCSHKKSRSHKKSYCSHKRSRSHKKSYCSHKRSRSHKKSYCSHKRSRSYKKSYCSHKRKSRSYKKSYCSHKRKSRSYKKSHRTHKKPYCSHKKKSHKKHYKKPHHHHRHKKDDDYHSKKEFWKDGNCWVVKKKYK, encoded by the coding sequence TTGGGCCACTATTCCCATTCTGACATCAAAGAAGCGGTGAAATCCGCAAAAAAAGAAGGTTTAAAAGACTATTTATACCAAGAGCCTCATGGAAAAAAGCGCAGCCATAAAAAGTCGTGCCGCTCTCACAAAAAATCTCGCAGCCACAAAAAATCGTATTGTTCTCACAAGAAATCTCGCAGCCACAAAAAATCGTATTGTTCTCACAAGAAATCTCGCAGCCACAAAAAATCGTATTGTTCTCACAAGAAATCTCGCAGCCATAAAAAATCGTACTGCTCTCACAAGAGATCACGCAGCCACAAAAAATCGTATTGTTCTCACAAGAGATCACGCAGCCATAAAAAATCGTACTGCTCTCACAAGAGATCACGCAGCTACAAAAAGTCATACTGTTCTCACAAAAGAAAATCTCGCAGCTACAAAAAGTCATACTGTTCTCACAAAAGAAAATCTCGCAGCTACAAAAAGTCACATCGGACACACAAAAAACCATATTGTTCCCATAAGAAAAAATCTCACAAAAAGCACTACAAAAAACCGCACCACCACCATCGCCACAAAAAAGACGATGATTATCACAGCAAAAAAGAATTCTGGAAAGACGGCAATTGCTGGGTAGTCAAAAAGAAATACAAATAA